From the Vulpes lagopus strain Blue_001 chromosome 15, ASM1834538v1, whole genome shotgun sequence genome, one window contains:
- the LOC121476543 gene encoding olfactory receptor 52D1 produces MSTSNLSDDSLPAIMFLTGIPGLEWAHIWIAIPFCAMYLVALAGNAALILVIVTDSALHAPMYLFLCLLSFTDLALSSTTVPKMLAILWLHAGEISFGGCLAQMFCVHSIYALESSVLLAMAFDRYVAICNPLRYTTILNHTVIGKIGLVGLFRSVAIVSPFIFLLRRLPYCGHHVMAHTYCEHMGIARLACGNITVNIVYGLTVALLAMGLDSILIAISYGFILHAVFRLPSQDARHKALSTCGSHLGVILVFYIPAFFSFLTHRFGQHRVPKNVHIFLANLYVLVPPVLNPIIYGARTKEIQSRLLRFLHLGKNLM; encoded by the coding sequence ATGTCAACCTCCAACCTCAGTGATGACAGTCTTCCAGCCATCATGTTCCTGACAGGAATCCCAGGGCTGGAGTGGGCTCACATCTGGATTGCCATCCCCTTCTGTGCCATGTATCTGGTAGCACTGGCTGGGAATGCTGCCCTCATCCTGGTCATTGTGACAGACAGTGCTCTTCATGCACCCATgtacctcttcctgtgtcttctctCATTCACTGACCTGGCTCTCAGCTCCACCACCGTGCCCAAAATGCTAGCCATTTTGTGGCTCCATGCTGGAGAAATTTCCTTTGGTGGATGCCTGGCCCAGATGTTTTGTGTCCATTCTATCTATGCTCTGGAGTCCTCAGTTCTTCTGGCCATGGCCTTTGATCGCTATGTAGCTATCTGCAACCCACTGAGATACACAACCATTCTTAATCATACTGTAATAGGCAAAATTGGCCTTGTTGGCCTCTTCCGCAGTGTGGCCATTGTCTCCCCATTTATCTTCTTGCTGAGGCGACTGCCTTACTGTGGTCACCATGTCATGGCACATACATACTGTGAGCACATGGGCATTGCTCGTCTGGCCTGTGGCAACATCACTGTCAATATTGTCTATGGGCTGACTGTGGCCCTGCTGGCCATGGGTCTGGATTCCATCCTCATTGCCATTTCCTATGGCTTTATCCTCCACGCTGTCTTCCGCCTTCCATCTCAAGATGCCAGGCACAAGGCTCTGAGTACCTGTGGCTCCCACCTCGGGGTCATCCTAGTCTTCTACATTcctgccttcttctccttcctcacccATCGTTTTGGCCAGCACCGAGTTCCCAAGAATGTGCACATCTTTCTGGCGAACCTCTATGTGCTGGTGCCTCCTGTGCTCAATCCAATCATCTATGGAGCTAGGACCAAGGAGATTCAGAGTCGACTGCTGAGATTCCTGCACTTGGGGAAAAATTTAATGTGA
- the LOC121476123 gene encoding ubiquilin-1-like → MAQAREEARDSQLVSGRELTSRIIRVSVKTPQDCQEFMLAENSSVHHFKKEISKRLHYDTDRLVLIFTGKILRDQDILSQRGIFDGTTVNLVVRTRLKGTLPGPGTLPGPTDHCTHHSEPSTSESAGMLARLGRLAQSSPELTDFLGQLAQLLNAAPESVVQFLENPVIQGLVNEKPAKSRQAPESSRQNPQKPEPTLKALETLQNPARQQELLQANKQDLEALTAVPGGDNAMRPVCSDIQQFMLFTLAPLVASKGQNPASELCKEEANAHSSTDTTTTIPTASAPARPLTQKVRAGQATQARSVVSNQTHSGCGPRMPDINSGHNLLSQESQQPIGKATLTSQLRPSPSALRKALHVLQQNPALLHQLASGSPLQHHLPLLPILTNPRALQALIQIEKGLQILSKEVPGLGPCLWGPGRGTREPPETRGGGQGQRAGSVQPTWAVLQLLHALANACSQSTQSSLSSFSLPEGCFQQELEHLKAMGFANHDANLQTLMATGGDIQVAIERLLGQSEAQVPPTDAYSCQDDKKSQNQNFREWSLLPEMQNPSSVIYGMCNLDFGQ, encoded by the exons ATGGCTCAGGCTAGGGAAGAAGCAAGGGACAGCCAACTGGTGTCTGGTAGGGAGCTGACATCACGCATCATCAGAGTGTCAGTCAAGACCCCACAGGACTGCCAAGAATTTATGCTGGCAGAAAATAGCAGTGTCCACCACTTTAAGAAAGAGATCTCCAAACGCCTTCACTATGACACTGACCGATTGGTGCTCATCTTCACTGGAAAGATCCTCCGAGACCAAGACATACTGAGCCAGCGCGGCATCTTTGATGGCACTACGGTCAACTTAGTGGTGAGAACCCGTCTGAAAGGAACTCTGCCTGGTCCTGGAACTCTTCCAGGCCCTACTGACCACTGCACGCATCACTCTGAACCCTCCACCTCGGAGAGTGCTGGGATGCTGGCCAGGCTGGGCCGGCTGGCCCAGAGCTCACCTGAGCTGACTGACTTTCTTGGCCAGCTGGCTCAACTCCTAAATGCTGCACCCGAGTCAGTGGTGCAGTTCTTGGAAAACCCTGTGATTCAAGGCCTGGTCAATGAGAAACCAGCCAAGTCCAGACAAGCTCCCGAATCCTCAAGGCAGAATCCTCAGAAACCTGAGCCAACTCTTAAGGCTCTGGAAACCTTGCAGAACCCAGCCCGGCAACAAGAGCTCCTGCAGGCAAATAAACAGGATCTAGAGGCATTGACGGCAGTGCCAGGTGGTGACAATGCTATGCGTCCAGTCTGCTCTGATATCCAGCAGTTCATGCTCTTCACTCTGGCCCCCCTGGTTGCCTCCAAAGGCCAAAACCCAGCTTCAGAGCTTTGCAAAGAGGAGGCCAATGCTCACAGCAGTACTGACACTACTACCACCATCCCCACAGCCTCAGCACCTGCCAGGCCATTGACCCAGAAGGTCAGGGCAGGACAAGCGACCCAGGCCAGGAGCGTGGTCTCAAATCAGACCCATTCAGGATGTGGGCCTAGAATGCCAGATATAAACTCAGGCCACAATCTTCTCTCCCAGGAGAGCCAGCAGCCCATAGGGAAAGCCACTTTAACCAGTCAGCTGAGACCCTCGCCCTCTGCCTTGCGTAAAGCCTTGCATGTCCTACAGCAGAATCCAGCTCTGCTACACCAGTTGGCAAGTGGAAGCCCCCTACAACACCATCTGCCACTACTTCCCATCCTGACCAACCCTCGAGCACTGCAGGCCTTGATACAGATAGAAAAGGGCCTGCAGATACTGTCCAAGGAGGTGCCTGGGCTGGGACCTTGTTTGTGGGGCCCAGGTAGGGGAACTAGAGAACCCCCTGAGActaggggtggagggcagggtcAGAGAGCAGGCTCTGTGCAGCCCACCTGGGCTGTTCTTCAGCTTCTCCATGCACTAGCCAATGCCTGTTCTCAGTCCACACAATCCTCACTATCCTCATTCTCCCTCCCTGAAGGCTGCTTCCAGCAAGAACTGGAGCATCTGAAGGCCATGGGTTTTGCTAACCATGATGCCAATCTACAGACCCTCATGGCCACGGGAGGAGACATTCAGGTTGCCATTGAGAGGCTACTGGGGCAATCAGAGGCCCAGGTCCCACCAACTGATGCCTACAGT TGTCAGGATGATAAAAAGAGCCAAAACCAGAACTTTAGGGAGTGGAGCTTGCTGCCAGAGATGCAGAATCCTTCATCTGTTATCTATGGTATGTGCAACTTGGATTTTGGTCAGTAA
- the LOC121476639 gene encoding ubiquilin-3-like translates to MQTPCALTLRPQALFPLTFPSFATAQKDDSVPPSASPSCVPTDLGLLLPTMAKSGEALPQGNPAPIQDPHLIKVTVKTPKDKEDFSVTDTCTIQQLKEEISQRFKAHPDQLILIFAGKILKDPDSLAQCGVRDGLTVHLVIKMQRRTMGTECPAASVPAPASSPGSFPQSSSIYPADMPPTFSLGVLTGLNGLGLTSGSFPDQPSSLMWQHVSVPEFVAQIIDDPFIQGLLSNTGLMRQLVLDNPHMQQLIQHNPEIGHILNNPEIMRQTLEFLRNPAMMQEMMRSQDRALSNLESIPGGYNVLRTMYTDIMDPMLNAVQEQFGGNPFATATTVNATTSSNQPSRTENCDPLPNPWASTYGSSGSRRGRRPGDQDAPETRNRVPNILGNIGLYDYLQQLHETPQSLGTYLQGIASTLNPSQEPPPPGNRIPPTSSSSQERESGQPLPKESTTIKGKSSCPSFLRYPPESNTGQDGSQSGAGNGSPSHSTNMPDLVLGLGHSANRAPFVPSPLSSVAATLGSPEHAWLPPPAFPRSLRPTSMSQVPQLQDEMRRQLPLLLHLQAAMANPRAMHALLQIEQGLQVLATEAPRLLLWFMPCLAGLGNMAGSTEPREGALMPEDPPLAPAPEVPPAQGSVELGLHSTPFLQMLQTLVGANPQQLQPEIHFRVQLEQLRAMGFLNPEANLQALIATGGDVDAAVEKLRQA, encoded by the coding sequence ATGCAGACTCCCTGTGCCCTTACCCTGAGACCCCAGGCCCTCTTCCCGCTCACCTTTCCTTCTTTTGCCACTGCCCAAAAGGATGATTCAGTACCCCCATCCGCATCCCCCAGCTGTGTCCCCACAGACCTGGGCCTCCTGCTGCCCACCATGGCCAAAAGCGGAGAGGCCCTGCCACAGGGCAACCCAGCGCCGATCCAGGACCCCCACCTCATCAAGGTGACAGTGAAGACGCCCAAGGACAAGGAGGATTTCTCAGTTACAGACACTTGCACCATCCAGCAGCTGAAGGAAGAGATATCCCAGCGCTTTAAGGCCCACCCTGATCAGCTGATCCTAATCTTTGCTGGCAAAATCCTCAAGGACCCTGACTCACTGGCACAGTGTGGAGTCCGAGATGGCCTCACTGTCCACCTGGTCATCAAGATGCAACGCCGCACCATGGGCACTGAGTGTCCAGCTGCTTcagtccctgccccagcctccagccctggATCGTTCCCTCAATCGAGCTCCATTTACCCAGCTGATATGCCACCCACCTTTAGCTTAGGTGTCCTCACAGGCCTCAATGGGCTAGGCCTGACCTCCGGTAGCTTCCCTGACCAGCCAAGCTCACTGATGTGGCAGCATGTGTCTGTGCCTGAGTTTGTGGCTCAGATCATCGATGACCCTTTCATCCAGGGTCTGCTGTCCAACACAGGCCTGATGCGCCAGCTAGTTCTCGACAACCCCCATATGCAGCAGCTGATCCAGCACAACCCAGAGATTGGGCATATTCTcaacaaccctgaaatcatgcgGCAGACACTGGAGTTCCTGCGCAACCCGGCCATGATGCAAGAGATGATGCGTAGCCAGGACCGGGCACTCAGTAACCTGGAGAGCATCCCTGGTGGCTACAATGTGCTTCGTACCATGTACACAGATATTATGGATCCGATGCTGAATGCAGTACAGGAGCAATTTGGTGGCAATCCCTTTGCTACTGCCACTACTGTTAATGCCACCACCAGCAGCAACCAACCTTCGAGGACAGAGAATTGTGACCCTCTCCCGAACCCCTGGGCTTCCACATATGGAAGCTCAGGTAGTAGGCGAGGCAGgcgtcctggagaccaggatgcACCCGAAACTAGAAACAGGGTTCCCAACATTCTGGGTAATATAGGGCTCTATGACTATCTTCAGCAATTACATGAGACCCCCCAGTCCCTGGGAACCTATCTGCAAGGGATTGCATCCACCCTCAATCCCAGCCaagaaccaccaccaccaggaaATCGTATCCCCCcaacttcctcttcctcccaAGAACGTGAGTCAGGCCAGCCTCTCCCCAAAGAGTCAACAACCATCAAGGGAAAGTCCTCTTGCCCATCATTCCTAAGATACCCCCCAGAGAGCAATACTGGCCAAGATGGAAGCCAAAGTGGTGCAGGGAATGGCTCCCCTAGCCACAGCACCAACATGCCTGATCTTGTCTTAGGGCTGGGGCATTCTGCTAACAGGGCACCATTTGTTCCTTCACCACTTTCCTCTGTGGCGGCTACCCTCGGCAGCCCCGAGCATGCCTGGCTGCCACCACCAGCTTTTCCAAGATCTCTGAGGCCTACCAGCATGAGCCAGGTCCCACAGTTGCAGGATGAGATGCGCCGGcagctgccactgctgctgcaCCTTCAGGCAGCCATGGCTAACCCTCGAGCCATGCATGCCCTGCTACAGATTGAGCAGGGTCTGCAGGTCCTGGCTACTGAAGCCCCGCGCCTCCTCCTCTGGTTCATGCCTTGCCTAGCAGGGCTGGGAAATATGGCAGGCAGTACAGAGCCTAGGGAGGGTGCCCTTATGCCTGAGGATCCCCCTCTCGCCCCAGCTCCTGAGGttcccccagcccagggctctgtgGAGCTAGGCCTCCATTCTACCCCCTTCCTCCAGATGTTGCAAACTCTTGTTGGTGCCAATCCGCAGCAGCTGCAGCCCGAGATTCACTTCCGGGTGCAGCTAGAGCAACTGCGGGCAATGGGCTTTCTGAATCCCGAAGCCAACCTCCAGGCCCTCATAGCCACTGGGGGTGATGTGGATGCTGCCGTGGAGAAGCTGAGGCAGGCATAG
- the UBQLNL gene encoding ubiquilin-like protein — MPHVISRTPRMAQSGHPSRMPADKNISPSVTRVIVKTAGKQEDFMIADDTSVRQFKEKLSTHFKCQMDQLVLVFMGRLLKDHDTLRQRGILDGHTIHLVIKSKCSSRSLAHSSQNLPTKEPCHQVRNTEGNTNGVYQPGGVSHIPVESALLVEPDAPKVHSQDLEVSGPEYIAQMLQNPSIQQLLSNTDLVRQFISEHPDMQQLMQQNPEVSYILDNSDILWQTLELARNLAMIQEIMQIQQPEQILEHPLNPQSHPGLETLPGGDNALGQSYVDCNDQMLNSSQDPFGGNPFPALLEGQVLQQLQSSPPSPTPPQERQDQLPQLPTTRVIYTSSHGLSSITSASVTPNKVNHTPSTHTTTISTKGPSPTCPVQQPARVPALPSIELTQQPQTEDIDATISLDSSDQKLEDDLQPSDEQTKSQITGSMMQLLLNNPFLAAQMMLFISTPQLSEQYRQQLPTFLQQTQLSDMLIALANPKASQAILQIEQGLQLLATEAPVLLPWVAPYLWGLGWLPAPSCSHPDTVPWAWDVPDIAEPKGPECCHKSGTGLQRLQSLAGDPSHLLQAPEIRFSQQMESLQAMGFGNHHANLQALIATEGDTSAAIRKLKRSQGF; from the coding sequence ATGCCGCATGTCATCTCTCGAACACCCAGGATGGCTCAGAGTGGGCATCCTTCACGTATGCCTGCAGACAAGAACATTTCTCCGAGTGTCACCCGAGTGATAGTGAAGACAGCAGGCAAGCAGGAAGACTTTATGATAGCTGATGACACCTCAGTGAGGCAGTTCAAGGAGAAGCTATCCACCCACTTTAAGTGCCAAATGGACCAGTTAGTGTTGGTCTTCATGGGCCGCCTTCTCAAAGACCATGACACACTGAGACAGAGGGGCATCCTAGATGGCCACACCATTCACTTGGTCATCAAGTCCAAATGCAGCTCCAGATCCCTAGCGCATTCCTCCCAGAACCTGCCGACCAAAGAGCCCTGCCACCAGGTCAGAAACACTGAAGGAAACACCAATGGGGTATACCAACCTGGGGGTGTGAGTCACATCCCAGTGGAATCAGCCCTCCTTGTGGAGCCTGATGCTCCCAAAGTGCATTCCCAGGATCTGGAAGTGAGTGGTCCAGAGTACATAGCACAGATGCTACAGAATCCTAGTATCCAGCAGCTTCTATCTAACACAGACCTCGTGAGACAGTTCATCTCAGAACACCCAGACATGCAACAACTGATGCAGCAGAACCCAGAAGTCTCCTACATCCTTGACAATTCTGACATTCTATGGCAGACTCTGGAGCTGGCCAGAAACCTTGCCATGATTCAAGAGATAATGCAGATCCAGCAACCTGAGCAGATTCTTGAGCATCCACTGAACCCACAGTCACACCCGGGCTTAGAGACATTGCCAGGTGGGGATAATGCCTTGGGTCAGAGTTATGTTGATTGCAATGACCAAATGCTCAACAGTTCACAAGATCCTTTTGGGGGCAACCCTTTCCCAGCTCTCCTGGAAGGACAAGTTTTGCAACAACTTCAGTCCTCGCCTCCATCTCCAACACCACCCCAGGAACGGCAAGACCAGCTTCCACAGCTCCCTACAACCCGAGTCATCTATACTAGTTCTCATGGTTTATCCTCCATCACCTCGGCCAGTGTTACCCCCAACAAGGTGAACCATACTCCCAGTACCCATACCACCACTATCTCCACCAAGGGCCCGAGTCCTACCTGTCCCGTTCAGCAGCCGGCTAGGGTACCAGCCTTACCCAGCATAGAGCTCACTCAGCAGCCTCAGACAGAGGACATAGATGCCACCATCTCTCTAGATAGCTCTGACCAGAAATTAGAGGATGACCTCCAGCCTTCAGATGAGCAGACCAAATCCCAAATCACTGGAAGCATGATGCAGTTGCTTTTGAACAACCCGTTCTTGGCAGCCCAGATGATGTTGTTCATAAGTACGCCCCAGCTGAGCGAACAGTATAGGCAGCAGCTGCCCACATTCCTACAGCAGACACAGCTTTCCGACATGCTTATAGCCCTAGCCAACCCTAAAGCATCACAAGCAATATTACAGATCGAACAAGGTCTGCAACTCTTGGCCACAGAGGCTCCTGTTCTTCTACCCTGGGTTGCACCCTACCTTTGGGGCCTGGGTTGGCTTCCTGCACCCAGCTGCAGCCACCCTGATACAGTGCCCTGGGCCTGGGATGTGCCAGATATTGCTGAACCCAAAGGTCCTGAATGCTGCCACAAATCTGGAACAGGCCTGCAGAGGCTACAGTCCTTAGCTGGAGACCCTTCTCATCTTCTGCAAGCCCCTGAGATTCGTTTCAGCCAGCAAATGGAATCTCTTCAGGCCATGGGATTTGGGAACCACCATGCCAATCTGCAAGCACTCATTGCTACTGAGGGGGACACCAGCGCTGCTATTCGCAAGCTCAAGAGATCCCAGGGATTCTAA